One part of the Tautonia rosea genome encodes these proteins:
- a CDS encoding S1C family serine protease, protein MKTNKRFCISHMIVVATVLASSDALQAETTIEQITKATAFVKQSDFGEGSAFCIRPDGLFVTNAHVLQSLQLLDEVPLIVNSGQFGQEQEVKATLLSAHHEWDLALLKVEGQTDWPFLEILSPDQELQLGQVVRAFGFPFGTLPGGKNPSITMNQGRVSSLARDENGHLTDVRFDAAINPGNSGGPLVDEQGRVIGVVVAKMPPPAERTSFAVGYKRLLEFLKQPGLSMRTEVATWDDRDQPMEFHIRVISDFGAIRPDTIEVELSPDGETRNVQQAALAEDLDELVVNLAPDTRNDLQLLLRRGQSANEPTEDELLRIADQVIHPPSGTRLSDLARLIRVPKDQAALELRSGRSMRVELTDLVKADELLPPNVWNASTVHVDDPQAGYIDCVIRARRDGETLKEFALTFPLAQRPLFSQFPADPPVLDEQGALDALSIQIPLQGTVTFNVGRFIPQNGPMDQAFTAIALLYPGGRQPPPGNFSLMGPFIRINGKLWHYGMAPPGPYPPNILPVALKEGFWDCEVLRDWSAATQDTTLQNGEVTIQHPEDDRSILTIRTPQGKPATYRIRFFVNAQPPTL, encoded by the coding sequence ATGAAGACAAACAAGCGATTCTGCATTTCTCACATGATTGTCGTGGCAACGGTGCTTGCATCCTCTGACGCTCTGCAAGCCGAAACCACCATTGAACAGATCACGAAGGCGACCGCATTCGTCAAACAGTCCGACTTCGGTGAAGGCTCGGCGTTCTGCATTCGCCCCGATGGCTTATTTGTCACGAATGCGCATGTCCTGCAAAGCCTGCAACTGCTCGATGAGGTTCCGCTCATCGTGAACTCCGGTCAATTTGGTCAGGAGCAGGAAGTCAAGGCGACGCTGCTCAGCGCCCATCACGAGTGGGATCTCGCCCTCTTGAAAGTTGAGGGCCAGACCGACTGGCCGTTTCTCGAAATCCTCTCGCCCGATCAGGAACTCCAGTTGGGACAGGTCGTCCGAGCGTTCGGCTTCCCCTTCGGAACGCTTCCAGGCGGAAAAAACCCATCCATCACCATGAACCAGGGGCGTGTCAGCTCGCTGGCTCGTGATGAGAACGGCCACCTGACCGATGTTCGGTTCGACGCTGCCATCAACCCCGGCAATTCCGGAGGTCCGCTCGTCGATGAGCAAGGCCGCGTCATCGGGGTCGTCGTCGCCAAAATGCCCCCGCCGGCAGAACGAACCAGCTTTGCAGTCGGTTACAAACGCTTGCTCGAGTTTCTCAAGCAGCCTGGACTCAGCATGCGTACCGAAGTCGCGACCTGGGACGATCGTGACCAGCCGATGGAGTTCCACATCCGTGTCATTTCCGACTTCGGCGCCATCCGCCCCGACACGATTGAGGTCGAACTCTCCCCGGACGGTGAGACCCGAAACGTCCAGCAAGCGGCCCTCGCTGAAGACCTCGATGAGCTTGTCGTGAACCTGGCGCCCGACACGCGCAACGATCTTCAGTTGCTCTTGCGACGTGGGCAGTCGGCCAACGAGCCCACCGAGGACGAATTGCTGCGCATTGCCGACCAGGTCATTCACCCCCCGAGCGGCACGCGACTCTCGGACCTCGCTCGCCTGATCCGCGTTCCCAAGGACCAAGCCGCTCTGGAGCTTCGATCCGGCCGTTCCATGCGCGTGGAGTTGACCGATCTCGTCAAGGCCGACGAATTACTCCCTCCCAACGTCTGGAACGCCTCGACGGTCCACGTCGATGATCCGCAAGCCGGCTACATCGACTGTGTGATTCGAGCCAGGCGAGACGGAGAGACCCTCAAGGAATTCGCGCTAACCTTTCCCCTGGCTCAGCGCCCCCTCTTCTCCCAGTTCCCGGCTGATCCCCCGGTGCTCGACGAGCAAGGGGCCCTCGATGCCTTGAGCATTCAGATTCCCCTGCAAGGGACCGTCACCTTCAATGTCGGGCGGTTCATTCCCCAAAACGGCCCGATGGACCAGGCCTTTACCGCCATTGCCCTCCTGTATCCGGGCGGTCGGCAACCGCCTCCGGGCAACTTTTCCCTGATGGGGCCGTTCATCCGAATCAATGGAAAGCTCTGGCACTACGGCATGGCTCCCCCTGGCCCCTATCCTCCGAACATCCTTCCGGTGGCCTTGAAAGAGGGCTTCTGGGATTGCGAGGTCCTCCGCGATTGGTCCGCCGCAACCCAGGACACCACGTTGCAGAACGGCGAGGTCACCATCCAGCACCCCGAGGACGACCGCAGCATCCTCACCATCCGAACGCCCCAGGGAAAGCCGGCAACCTATCGCATTCGCTTCTTCGTAAACGCGCAGCCTCCGACCCTCTGA
- a CDS encoding PEP-CTERM sorting domain-containing protein, with product MRSFRMLAVVAVASAVMAGATSRATAESVLTFDGQPTGLFTSLTENGYRLNFVGFGDRQMVSDLGGGNNALLDSDPGNASGAEVTITRLDGRSFSLISMDIANLNNPGGGPFEVETDENSRVQLTSGGGDRIAYRTGSSTFSTIRPSGFTKIHSLSLNIVSGFELDSDGNLFPLTLAVDNIHLRAVPEPSSLVLASIGGLAGLGVWLRRRRRTA from the coding sequence ATGAGAAGCTTCAGAATGCTGGCCGTGGTGGCGGTTGCGTCGGCCGTGATGGCCGGTGCAACGAGCAGGGCAACGGCCGAGTCGGTGCTGACCTTCGATGGGCAGCCGACGGGACTGTTCACGAGCCTGACCGAGAACGGTTACCGGCTGAACTTCGTCGGGTTCGGTGACAGGCAGATGGTCAGCGACCTCGGAGGCGGCAACAACGCGCTTCTCGACAGTGATCCCGGCAACGCCTCGGGGGCAGAGGTTACAATTACCAGGCTGGACGGCCGGTCGTTCAGCCTCATTTCGATGGACATCGCCAACCTGAACAACCCCGGAGGCGGGCCGTTCGAGGTCGAGACCGACGAAAATAGTCGCGTCCAGTTGACCAGTGGCGGTGGCGACCGCATCGCCTATCGGACTGGGTCGAGTACGTTCAGCACGATTCGCCCGAGTGGATTCACGAAGATTCATTCACTCTCTTTGAACATCGTGAGTGGCTTCGAGCTGGATTCCGATGGCAACCTGTTCCCGCTCACCTTGGCCGTGGACAACATCCATTTGAGGGCGGTTCCCGAACCATCGAGCCTGGTCCTGGCCTCCATTGGCGGCCTGGCTGGGCTCGGGGTGTGGCTGAGGCGTCGCCGAAGGACTGCATGA
- a CDS encoding ABC transporter permease produces MRPDSPAPMAPRPLIPDSRSPIIERSRSRSLRAVEVPGDREEPRSRTLRGRVGPWTGGVWVSNAMEPTAPTAGQRAARVRGTLGWVWTVFGPFVGLVLIIALFAWLTRDSGAFMSAYNWRTIAVQSVIVGTAALGMTLIMIVGGIDLSVGSAVALVTVLAASLVGGFDLPVPMLPGALGGDWLQRLAGGDSVAVPPVPLPVAMVSGVLLGGLCGLVNGTLITKLNVVPFIVTLGTMKAFRGLAKWSAGSTSVYIDDADKTPWFKGLLATDATLPPGIEAQLSRVPGAAGPVVQEVARLAPGVWILLGLSVLIALMLRSSLLGRYAYAVGSNEATARLCGLNVSGIKLAIYSLAGLLTGLAGVMQFTYLGGTGDPTTAEGLELQVIAAVVIGGGSLSGGEGRVLGTLIGVLIMSVLNNGSVHAGFPNPVQDIIIGVIIIAAVTLDRLRHRGDA; encoded by the coding sequence GTGCGACCCGATTCCCCCGCCCCGATGGCCCCTCGGCCATTGATCCCCGACTCACGATCCCCGATCATCGAGCGGTCGAGGTCGAGGAGCCTCCGCGCCGTCGAGGTTCCGGGCGACCGAGAGGAGCCGCGATCGAGGACGCTCCGGGGTCGGGTCGGCCCCTGGACGGGAGGAGTTTGGGTGTCGAACGCAATGGAGCCCACCGCGCCAACCGCCGGCCAGCGGGCCGCTCGGGTCCGAGGAACGCTCGGCTGGGTCTGGACCGTCTTCGGGCCGTTCGTCGGCCTGGTCCTGATCATCGCCCTGTTTGCCTGGCTGACGAGAGACTCGGGCGCCTTCATGTCCGCCTACAACTGGCGGACGATCGCCGTGCAATCGGTCATCGTCGGCACGGCGGCCCTGGGGATGACCCTCATCATGATCGTCGGTGGCATCGACCTCTCGGTCGGCTCGGCGGTGGCCCTGGTGACGGTCCTGGCCGCCTCGCTCGTCGGCGGCTTCGACCTGCCGGTGCCGATGCTCCCCGGAGCGCTCGGCGGCGACTGGCTTCAGCGGCTCGCCGGGGGCGACTCGGTCGCGGTGCCGCCGGTCCCCTTGCCGGTGGCGATGGTCTCCGGGGTCCTGCTCGGCGGTCTCTGCGGCCTGGTCAACGGCACCCTGATCACCAAGCTCAACGTCGTCCCCTTCATCGTCACCCTGGGCACGATGAAGGCGTTCCGAGGCCTGGCGAAGTGGTCGGCCGGCAGCACCTCGGTCTACATCGACGACGCGGACAAAACCCCCTGGTTCAAGGGGCTTCTGGCGACCGACGCCACCCTGCCCCCCGGCATCGAGGCCCAGCTCAGCCGGGTTCCGGGAGCGGCCGGGCCGGTCGTGCAGGAAGTCGCCCGCCTGGCCCCCGGCGTCTGGATCCTGCTCGGCCTAAGCGTTCTGATCGCCCTGATGCTCCGCTCCAGTCTGCTCGGCCGATATGCCTACGCCGTCGGCTCGAACGAGGCCACCGCCCGGCTCTGCGGCCTGAACGTCTCGGGGATCAAGCTGGCCATTTACAGCCTGGCGGGTCTGCTCACCGGCCTGGCCGGGGTGATGCAGTTCACCTACCTCGGCGGCACCGGCGACCCGACGACGGCCGAGGGGCTGGAGCTTCAGGTCATCGCCGCCGTGGTCATCGGCGGCGGCAGCCTCAGTGGCGGCGAAGGCCGGGTGCTCGGCACCTTGATCGGCGTCCTCATCATGTCCGTCCTGAACAACGGCAGCGTACACGCCGGATTCCCGAACCCCGTGCAGGACATCATCATCGGCGTCATCATCATCGCCGCCGTCACCCTCGATCGCCTCCGCCACCGGGGAGACGCCTAA
- a CDS encoding SIMPL domain-containing protein, which yields MNRLTPPAVALCLALISPLPDALAQEHGMHAHDRRTVTVSGLGEISAAPDVADISVGVVTEAQTARDALSANNQAVSTLTEQLKGRGVAAKDIQTTNINLNPRYAQPEPPQPGRPRPPQEAFTPRIIGYTVTNSVRVTVRDLDKLGELLDAVVTAGANQMNGISFRIEESRALLDEARKRAVADAKRKAEQLCGELGVVLGVPVSVNESGGFLPPPQPMMGRAMMMASESVPVSPGEEQLSVSVQVVFEISTPD from the coding sequence ATGAACCGCCTGACCCCCCCGGCCGTTGCCCTCTGCCTGGCCCTAATCAGTCCCTTGCCCGACGCCCTCGCCCAGGAGCACGGCATGCACGCTCATGATCGGCGGACCGTCACCGTCTCCGGCCTCGGCGAGATCTCCGCCGCCCCCGACGTGGCCGACATCTCCGTCGGGGTCGTCACCGAGGCTCAGACCGCCCGAGACGCCCTTTCGGCCAACAACCAGGCCGTGAGCACCCTCACCGAACAGCTCAAAGGGCGAGGCGTGGCCGCCAAGGACATCCAGACGACCAACATCAACCTCAACCCCCGCTACGCGCAGCCCGAGCCCCCCCAGCCCGGCCGCCCTCGCCCACCCCAGGAAGCCTTCACCCCTCGGATCATCGGCTACACCGTGACCAACTCCGTCCGCGTGACTGTGCGCGATCTGGACAAACTGGGCGAGCTGCTCGACGCCGTCGTCACCGCCGGGGCGAACCAGATGAACGGCATCAGCTTCCGAATCGAGGAGTCTCGCGCCCTGCTCGACGAGGCTCGCAAGCGCGCCGTCGCCGACGCAAAACGCAAAGCCGAGCAGCTTTGCGGGGAACTGGGCGTGGTCCTCGGCGTCCCGGTCTCGGTCAACGAGTCCGGCGGATTCCTGCCCCCTCCCCAGCCGATGATGGGCCGGGCCATGATGATGGCTTCCGAGTCGGTCCCCGTCTCTCCGGGTGAGGAGCAGCTCAGCGTCTCCGTTCAGGTCGTCTTCGAGATCAGCACGCCGGACTGA
- a CDS encoding oligosaccharide flippase family protein — translation MPSTSSLRSPVRPPRPPAALPSDWDQDLSAAPLAPPVAVHEAPPSAQASNSRRMASNFAALSAAEIACRAISMVVTLALAQRLGREGYGRIEFAFNVVFWLVLLVREGLDVIATREIARHPRLIRPLVNHILAIRGCLAVALLTGLVAVGWFAFSEPSEWLLLSLYGLMLLSTAIGLDFVYRGLERMTLVAVSLLIRTAIYALGVGLWVTDITRIEWVPICLVAGELCGIALVWACYLRSFGPPRLTLRGTRALRTILRRGRPVYVIQVSQAVIGSADLLIVGLLSQWADVGLYGAPHRVVAAILTFGIIFRQVVFPMLARCWRSSPAEGQAALDGMVRALMLGLVPVAVGATVLADPLIGLLLGPEYAGAGLLLAVGAWRIPLLTLAFLYQSALIALNREAAGVRMLIGAAVLIGPLTAVFRLQFGLVGAAEAVLIVASLLTLAGYRRLRAEGRAPAWHHHLGPPLLASLMMVPVCLVLALWHVVPAVLGGAAVYLGTLVLLNALPMTELRCLLRR, via the coding sequence ATGCCCAGCACGTCGAGCTTGCGGAGCCCCGTCCGACCCCCTCGCCCCCCCGCGGCCCTGCCGTCGGATTGGGATCAGGATCTGTCCGCCGCCCCCCTCGCCCCCCCTGTCGCGGTCCATGAGGCCCCCCCCTCGGCCCAGGCCTCGAACTCGCGACGAATGGCCTCGAACTTCGCCGCCCTGAGCGCGGCCGAGATCGCGTGCCGGGCCATCTCGATGGTCGTCACCCTGGCCCTGGCCCAGCGGCTCGGCCGGGAAGGCTACGGCCGGATCGAGTTCGCCTTCAATGTGGTCTTCTGGCTCGTCCTGCTCGTCCGGGAAGGGCTCGACGTCATTGCCACCCGAGAGATCGCCCGCCACCCCCGCCTCATCCGCCCGCTGGTCAACCACATCCTGGCCATCCGGGGGTGCCTGGCCGTCGCCCTGCTCACCGGCCTCGTCGCTGTCGGTTGGTTCGCCTTCTCCGAGCCTTCGGAGTGGCTGCTCCTGTCCCTCTACGGCCTGATGCTCCTGTCCACCGCCATCGGCCTCGACTTCGTCTACCGAGGGCTGGAGCGGATGACCCTGGTCGCCGTCTCGCTCCTGATCCGGACGGCCATCTACGCCCTTGGCGTCGGCCTTTGGGTCACCGACATCACCCGGATCGAGTGGGTGCCGATCTGCCTCGTGGCCGGAGAACTCTGCGGGATCGCCCTGGTCTGGGCCTGCTACCTGCGATCCTTCGGCCCCCCTCGCCTGACCCTCCGGGGCACTCGGGCCTTGCGGACGATCCTCCGACGTGGAAGGCCGGTCTACGTCATCCAGGTCTCTCAGGCCGTCATCGGCTCGGCTGACCTGCTGATCGTCGGCCTGCTCAGCCAGTGGGCCGACGTCGGCCTCTACGGCGCTCCTCACCGGGTCGTGGCCGCCATCCTGACCTTCGGGATCATCTTCCGCCAGGTCGTCTTCCCCATGCTCGCCCGATGCTGGCGATCCTCTCCCGCCGAAGGCCAGGCGGCGCTCGACGGGATGGTCCGGGCCTTGATGCTCGGCCTCGTACCTGTGGCCGTCGGGGCAACTGTGCTGGCCGACCCCTTGATCGGCCTCTTGCTCGGCCCCGAGTATGCCGGGGCGGGGCTCCTGCTCGCCGTCGGGGCCTGGCGGATCCCGCTCTTGACCCTGGCCTTCCTCTACCAGTCGGCCCTGATCGCCCTGAATCGCGAGGCGGCCGGTGTTCGAATGCTGATCGGGGCCGCCGTCCTGATCGGCCCGTTGACGGCGGTCTTCCGCCTCCAGTTCGGCCTCGTCGGCGCGGCCGAGGCGGTCCTGATCGTCGCGTCCTTGCTGACCCTTGCCGGGTATCGCCGCCTGCGGGCCGAGGGCCGAGCACCGGCCTGGCACCATCACCTCGGCCCTCCGCTGCTGGCCTCGCTGATGATGGTGCCGGTCTGCCTGGTGCTGGCCCTGTGGCACGTGGTTCCCGCGGTCCTCGGCGGCGCGGCCGTTTACCTCGGGACCCTGGTGCTGCTCAACGCCCTCCCCATGACCGAGCTTCGATGCCTGCTCCGACGCTGA
- a CDS encoding CHRD domain-containing protein: MKIVHQAFFALVLSIVIAPLAGASTITFTTTLDTLQEVPTPNIPSGFDPKGSGILKLDTTSLLLSWDIEYEGLTGPIVAPGAHLHGPAGPGVTAGVQVWLAGGPSGVPLPQPASGQLIGSTTITSAQADQLIAGLWYVNIHTALNPAGEIRGQVLAIPEPSTLGMMGMGGLAVGLFVRHRRRREDRVA; the protein is encoded by the coding sequence ATGAAGATTGTTCACCAAGCATTCTTTGCTCTTGTTCTTTCCATCGTGATTGCACCGTTGGCCGGGGCGTCAACAATCACCTTCACCACCACGCTCGACACCTTGCAGGAGGTGCCGACTCCTAACATTCCTTCGGGTTTTGATCCGAAAGGGAGCGGAATTCTGAAGCTCGACACGACGTCGCTCTTGCTGTCGTGGGACATTGAGTACGAGGGGCTCACTGGGCCGATCGTCGCGCCGGGCGCCCACCTGCACGGCCCGGCAGGTCCGGGAGTCACCGCCGGAGTTCAAGTCTGGCTGGCCGGCGGACCGAGCGGTGTCCCTTTGCCGCAACCGGCCTCCGGCCAGTTGATTGGCTCGACCACCATCACCAGTGCCCAGGCCGATCAACTGATCGCCGGCCTCTGGTATGTCAATATCCATACCGCGCTGAACCCGGCCGGCGAGATCCGAGGTCAGGTGCTCGCGATTCCTGAGCCCTCTACGCTCGGCATGATGGGCATGGGAGGGCTGGCGGTTGGGCTGTTCGTCCGTCATCGACGACGACGAGAGGACCGCGTGGCCTGA
- a CDS encoding thioredoxin family protein: MALTPSTMLPLGTPAPDFALPDTDGQTVQLSDFKDAPALVVAFICNHCPYVKHIRDSLRDVAKELQSNGVAVVGISSNDTTSHPDDAPEKMREEKDSVGYTFPYLYDETQKVAKAYKAACTPDFYVFDRSHALVYRGQFDDSRPGNDIPLTGKDLKAAVDAVLSGQPVPAEQKPSIGCNIKWKPGNEPEYFKG; this comes from the coding sequence GTGGCCCTGACTCCCTCGACCATGCTCCCCCTGGGCACCCCTGCCCCCGACTTCGCCCTGCCCGATACCGACGGCCAGACCGTCCAACTGAGCGACTTCAAGGATGCCCCCGCCCTCGTCGTGGCCTTCATTTGCAACCACTGCCCGTATGTCAAACATATTCGAGACTCCTTGCGAGACGTGGCCAAGGAACTGCAATCGAACGGGGTTGCCGTCGTCGGCATCAGCTCCAACGACACCACGTCTCACCCCGACGACGCTCCCGAGAAGATGCGAGAGGAGAAGGATTCGGTCGGATACACGTTTCCTTATCTCTACGACGAAACGCAGAAGGTGGCCAAGGCCTACAAGGCCGCCTGCACGCCCGACTTCTACGTCTTTGACCGCTCCCATGCCCTCGTCTATCGCGGCCAGTTCGATGACAGCCGGCCTGGAAACGACATCCCCCTGACCGGCAAGGACCTGAAGGCCGCCGTCGATGCCGTTCTCTCCGGCCAGCCCGTCCCAGCCGAGCAGAAGCCGAGCATCGGCTGCAACATCAAGTGGAAACCCGGCAACGAACCCGAATATTTCAAAGGCTGA
- a CDS encoding sulfatase translates to MMCRVVVLLGMIGSMATAAEAAGDRPPNVVLFLIDDLGWTDLACFGSDLYETPNVDRLAREGMSFTDAYAACTVCSPTRAAVMTGKYPARLRVTDWIHGHKRPFAKLAIPEWTEFLSHDETTMAEALKPLGYASVSIGKWHLGDEPEQWPTHHGFDRNIAGYGRGQPPSYFAPYNIPTLEEGPDGEDLTDRLAEEAVQFIKEHKDQPFLVYMPHYAVHTPLQAKQELVEYYRAKLTPDLRQTNPTYAAMVHTMDEAIGRVVGAIDELGLAEETLIIFTSDNGGLTLRDITDNAPLRAGKGSAYEGGVRVPLIVRWPGTVPPGTSCDEPVISNDLFATALDVAGAEGVAALPDAQSLVSLLRDPEASLDRDALYWHYPHYHPGGATPYSAIRARDWKLIEFFEADRVELYHLAEDIGESRDLAESMPEKAAELAERLALWRAEVNAQFPRPNPDYDPDRAAQTR, encoded by the coding sequence ATGATGTGCCGAGTTGTCGTGCTGCTGGGCATGATCGGTTCGATGGCGACGGCGGCAGAGGCCGCCGGGGATCGGCCGCCGAACGTCGTGCTGTTCCTGATCGACGACCTGGGATGGACCGACCTCGCATGTTTCGGCAGCGATCTGTACGAGACGCCGAACGTCGATCGCCTGGCCCGCGAAGGGATGTCCTTCACTGACGCCTACGCCGCCTGCACCGTCTGCTCCCCCACCCGAGCGGCCGTCATGACAGGCAAGTACCCGGCCCGCCTGCGCGTGACCGACTGGATTCACGGTCACAAACGCCCGTTTGCGAAGCTGGCCATCCCCGAGTGGACCGAGTTTCTCTCGCACGATGAGACGACGATGGCCGAGGCCCTAAAACCACTCGGATATGCCTCGGTGAGCATTGGGAAATGGCACCTCGGCGACGAGCCGGAGCAGTGGCCGACGCATCACGGGTTCGACCGCAACATTGCCGGCTATGGCCGGGGTCAGCCGCCGTCGTACTTCGCACCGTACAACATCCCCACTCTGGAGGAGGGCCCCGACGGGGAAGACCTGACCGATCGCTTGGCCGAGGAGGCGGTGCAGTTTATAAAAGAGCACAAAGATCAGCCGTTCTTGGTCTACATGCCCCATTACGCGGTCCATACCCCGCTCCAGGCCAAGCAGGAGCTGGTTGAGTATTACCGGGCGAAGCTCACCCCAGACTTGCGGCAGACGAACCCCACGTATGCGGCGATGGTGCACACGATGGACGAGGCGATCGGCCGGGTGGTGGGGGCGATCGATGAGCTGGGGCTCGCCGAGGAGACGCTCATCATCTTCACCTCCGACAACGGCGGCCTGACCCTGCGCGACATTACGGACAACGCTCCGCTTCGGGCCGGGAAGGGGTCGGCCTACGAGGGAGGGGTCCGCGTTCCCCTGATCGTCCGCTGGCCGGGGACGGTCCCCCCCGGAACCTCCTGCGATGAGCCGGTCATCAGCAACGACCTGTTCGCCACGGCGCTCGACGTGGCCGGGGCTGAGGGGGTCGCGGCCTTGCCCGACGCCCAATCCCTGGTCTCCTTGCTCCGCGATCCCGAGGCCTCCCTCGACCGCGACGCCCTGTACTGGCACTACCCGCACTATCATCCCGGCGGCGCGACGCCTTACTCGGCCATCCGGGCCCGCGACTGGAAGCTGATCGAGTTCTTCGAGGCCGATCGGGTCGAGCTGTACCACCTGGCGGAAGATATCGGCGAATCCAGGGATCTTGCGGAATCGATGCCCGAGAAGGCGGCCGAGCTGGCCGAGCGGCTCGCCCTGTGGCGGGCCGAAGTCAACGCACAGTTTCCTCGGCCGAACCCGGATTACGACCCCGATCGAGCAGCCCAGACGCGGTGA
- a CDS encoding mechanosensitive ion channel family protein — protein MSRTRRSSRPPNQSARAFGGVVVVAGVIFTQAEGLGTSAPSLDALPQIRDSASEVNPAPISDPPADVPSSADPAVAGAPSADSVENPELVPTGFQTDDAELIARLERLLRTNREELAKQKTLIEDRPDSDYSRAEREFNQLDEQFKKTEEALQAALNAGETETAAKLQSERDDLARRRDLAKDRFELEVRERKAAKEQVDILSKAIESDEQRLRELLGDEPEPPGDEPAEEPSPPADAPPADAPPAAETPAPSAEPEATEPAPAEPALTPTLPGIPSITSTQEAQPTPAPPVREEVAKAQKEVETRADVAAKAERRSQSLDERLDLINRKIASTREQLATAQRKADNARETRNVLSEEFREKSFNGAPREALQALRSRIAEADKAVMEATAEVRDRTARLEEVHEERALISEAREAVTREAAEARLALEVAQATLRETTNPFSLQNISRWLVERGPGILIILVLASFLIWIINRFGSRVASLMAQRSNRGSLAEREDRSRTLVSVFENASSAIIIIGAGLMALDYAGVPIAPLLGGAAVLGLAISFGAQNLVSDFFYGFMILLENQYKLNDVVRINEHSGQVERITLRMTALRDIEGNLHFIPNGQITSVINMTHGWSRALFDIGVAYKENVDHVMEVILELGKELRRDPKFRPLILEDPTMLGVDGFADSAVMIKFFIKTRPLQQWVVKRELLRRMKNRFDELGIEIPFPHRTVYHRTDDPALSRFSVSVEPTLGSDNGHTPSEHPV, from the coding sequence ATGTCGCGTACCCGCCGTTCTTCGCGACCCCCGAATCAATCGGCCCGTGCCTTCGGTGGAGTGGTCGTGGTGGCCGGGGTCATCTTCACCCAGGCCGAAGGGTTGGGAACATCCGCCCCATCGCTCGACGCTCTCCCACAGATCAGGGATTCCGCGTCTGAGGTGAACCCCGCTCCGATCAGCGATCCTCCGGCCGACGTCCCTTCCTCGGCCGATCCCGCGGTGGCGGGCGCGCCGTCGGCGGATTCCGTCGAGAATCCGGAGCTTGTCCCGACGGGATTCCAGACCGATGATGCCGAGCTGATCGCTCGGTTGGAGCGCCTGCTCCGCACCAATCGCGAGGAACTGGCGAAGCAGAAAACGCTGATCGAGGACCGCCCCGATTCGGACTACTCGCGCGCCGAGCGTGAGTTCAACCAGCTCGACGAACAGTTCAAGAAAACCGAGGAGGCCCTGCAAGCCGCCCTCAATGCCGGAGAGACCGAGACGGCCGCCAAGCTCCAGTCCGAGCGAGACGACCTGGCCCGCCGCCGCGATCTGGCCAAGGACCGCTTCGAGCTGGAAGTCCGCGAGCGTAAGGCCGCCAAGGAACAGGTCGACATCCTTTCGAAAGCGATCGAATCGGACGAACAGCGGCTTCGAGAGCTGCTGGGCGACGAACCAGAGCCGCCTGGGGACGAACCGGCCGAGGAGCCTTCCCCACCGGCCGACGCCCCACCGGCCGACGCCCCACCGGCCGCCGAGACCCCGGCCCCCTCAGCCGAGCCCGAGGCCACCGAGCCCGCGCCCGCCGAGCCGGCCCTCACCCCAACCCTGCCCGGCATTCCCTCCATTACTTCCACACAGGAGGCCCAGCCGACCCCCGCCCCCCCCGTTCGGGAAGAGGTGGCCAAGGCTCAGAAGGAGGTCGAAACCCGAGCCGACGTCGCCGCCAAGGCCGAACGCCGATCCCAGTCGCTCGACGAACGCCTGGACCTGATCAACCGCAAAATCGCCTCCACCCGAGAGCAGCTCGCCACCGCCCAACGCAAGGCCGACAACGCTCGGGAAACCCGGAACGTTCTGTCCGAGGAGTTCCGTGAGAAGTCATTCAACGGCGCTCCTCGCGAAGCGCTTCAAGCGCTCCGCAGCCGCATCGCCGAGGCCGACAAGGCCGTCATGGAGGCCACGGCCGAGGTCCGCGATCGCACGGCTCGGCTCGAAGAGGTCCACGAAGAACGCGCCCTGATCAGCGAGGCACGCGAGGCCGTCACCCGAGAAGCCGCCGAGGCCCGCCTGGCGCTCGAAGTGGCTCAGGCCACCCTCCGAGAAACAACCAACCCTTTCTCCTTGCAGAACATCTCTCGATGGCTCGTCGAGCGAGGGCCGGGAATTCTCATTATCCTCGTGCTTGCCTCGTTCTTGATCTGGATCATCAATCGCTTCGGCAGCCGGGTGGCCTCGCTCATGGCGCAGCGGAGCAACCGAGGATCACTGGCCGAGCGGGAAGACCGGTCCCGGACCCTCGTCAGTGTCTTCGAAAACGCCTCCTCGGCCATCATCATCATCGGAGCGGGCCTGATGGCCCTCGACTACGCAGGCGTGCCCATCGCCCCGCTACTCGGCGGTGCCGCCGTGCTCGGCCTGGCGATCAGTTTCGGGGCTCAGAATCTGGTCTCCGATTTCTTTTATGGTTTCATGATTCTGCTTGAAAATCAGTACAAGCTCAACGACGTGGTTCGGATTAACGAGCATTCCGGGCAGGTCGAGCGCATCACCCTGCGGATGACGGCACTCCGAGACATCGAGGGAAACTTGCACTTCATTCCCAACGGTCAGATCACCTCGGTCATCAACATGACCCACGGCTGGTCGCGTGCCCTGTTCGACATCGGCGTGGCGTACAAGGAGAATGTGGACCACGTCATGGAGGTCATCCTCGAACTGGGCAAGGAACTTCGCCGGGACCCGAAGTTCCGCCCCTTGATCCTGGAAGACCCGACCATGCTCGGCGTCGACGGCTTTGCCGACTCGGCGGTGATGATCAAGTTCTTCATCAAGACACGCCCTCTGCAACAGTGGGTCGTGAAGCGCGAGTTGCTTCGACGCATGAAGAACCGTTTTGACGAGCTGGGCATTGAGATCCCGTTCCCCCACCGGACCGTCTACCATCGGACCGACGACCCTGCCCTCAGCCGCTTTTCCGTCTCCGTCGAGCCAACCCTCGGCAGCGACAACGGGCACACCCCCAGCGAGCACCCAGTCTGA